The Neisseria yangbaofengii genome contains a region encoding:
- the ppsR gene encoding posphoenolpyruvate synthetase regulatory kinase/phosphorylase PpsR — protein MNTTRHVFYISDRTGLTAENIGEALLNQFGSLQFKRSTYPFIDTPEKALAVVEKVNRSAEEHGVRPIAFVSVVNHEIRHIIKEANAFVINFFDTFLGQLEKELNAQATLSLQGHHSIGNTQRYDARMEAVNFSLNHDDGVSDKNLKEADVILMGVSRSGKTPTCLYLALQYGIRAANYPLIPDDLESTDLPRMVKPYKDKLFGLTIQPERLQAIRQERRPNSTYAQINTCRSEVADAQAMFKRHGIPFTNTTDKSVEELAVHILQARQLKRRF, from the coding sequence ATGAATACCACCCGACACGTTTTCTATATTTCCGACCGCACCGGCCTGACCGCCGAAAACATCGGTGAAGCGCTACTCAACCAATTCGGCAGCCTGCAATTCAAACGCTCGACCTATCCGTTTATCGACACGCCGGAAAAAGCGCTGGCCGTGGTGGAAAAGGTAAACCGTTCCGCCGAAGAACACGGCGTACGCCCGATTGCCTTTGTCAGCGTGGTTAATCACGAAATCCGCCACATCATTAAAGAAGCAAATGCTTTTGTAATCAACTTCTTCGATACGTTCTTGGGCCAACTCGAAAAAGAATTGAACGCCCAAGCCACGCTGTCGCTGCAAGGGCACCACAGCATCGGCAACACCCAACGCTACGATGCCCGTATGGAAGCGGTGAATTTCTCGCTCAATCACGACGACGGCGTGAGCGATAAAAATCTGAAAGAAGCCGATGTGATTCTGATGGGCGTATCCCGTTCCGGTAAAACCCCGACCTGTCTCTACCTCGCCCTGCAATACGGTATCCGTGCCGCCAACTATCCGCTGATTCCCGACGATTTGGAATCCACCGATTTGCCGCGCATGGTGAAACCTTACAAAGACAAACTGTTCGGCCTGACCATTCAGCCGGAACGCCTGCAAGCTATCCGCCAAGAGCGCCGCCCGAATTCGACCTATGCGCAAATCAACACCTGCCGCAGCGAAGTAGCCGACGCACAGGCAATGTTCAAACGCCACGGCATTCCGTTTACCAATACCACCGATAAATCGGTAGAAGAATTGGCGGTACACATCCTGCAAGCCCGCCAATTGAAACGCCGTTTCTAA
- the recJ gene encoding single-stranded-DNA-specific exonuclease RecJ yields the protein MAVKIQTRSFNQSVCDTLINAGADPLIARLCAARDVQTPQELEDKLTGLLPYQSLNQCEAAAVRLADAIARQEKILIVADYDVDGATACAVGIKGLSAMGAAVDFLVPNRFEHGYGLTPELAEIAAEKGTNLLLTVDNGIASLAGVARAQALGLDVVVTDHHLPAEQVPDCIIVNPNQRGCGFESKSLAGVGVIFYVLMALRAELRRRQYFSDGLQEPNLAELLDLVALGTVADVVALDHNNRILVSQGLKRMRQGKMRPGIRALFEVARRDWRKAQPFDMGFALGPRINAAGRLDDMALGIACLLADNDRQAKELAAQLNNLNIERREIEQSMLQDALDSFPETLPGRQATLVAYREDYHQGVIGIVASRLKDRFYRPTIVFAPADNGEVRGSGRSIPNLHLRDALDLVSKRHPDLILKFGGHAMAAGLSILEHKIPAFQTAFEQAVRDMVSEDDLSQTFITDGSLPAVEITLERAQSLARHVWGQGFAPPSFTDEFHVVRQQWMGAEGKHKKVWLQKDGFEFEAMFWRCSEEIPEHIRTVYRPVANEWRNNVELQLYIDYWEAA from the coding sequence ATGGCCGTAAAGATACAAACCCGTTCCTTCAACCAATCCGTATGCGACACCTTAATCAATGCCGGAGCCGACCCGCTGATTGCGCGCCTATGCGCCGCGCGTGATGTGCAGACACCGCAGGAATTGGAAGACAAGCTCACCGGATTACTGCCGTATCAGTCGCTCAACCAATGCGAAGCGGCAGCGGTACGTTTGGCCGATGCCATTGCGCGGCAGGAAAAAATCCTGATTGTGGCCGACTACGATGTCGATGGTGCAACAGCTTGCGCGGTGGGCATCAAAGGCTTGAGCGCGATGGGGGCGGCGGTGGATTTTTTGGTGCCCAACCGTTTTGAACACGGCTACGGTCTTACCCCTGAATTGGCGGAAATCGCGGCAGAAAAGGGCACAAACCTGCTGCTGACGGTGGATAACGGCATTGCCAGCTTGGCCGGTGTGGCGCGTGCGCAGGCGTTGGGTTTGGATGTGGTGGTGACCGACCACCACCTTCCGGCCGAACAGGTGCCCGATTGCATTATCGTGAATCCGAACCAGCGCGGTTGCGGCTTCGAGAGCAAAAGCCTGGCCGGTGTGGGCGTAATTTTTTATGTGTTGATGGCTTTGCGTGCCGAGTTGCGCCGACGCCAATATTTTTCAGACGGCCTGCAAGAACCGAATCTGGCTGAATTATTGGATTTGGTGGCGTTGGGTACGGTGGCCGATGTGGTTGCGCTTGATCACAACAACCGCATTTTGGTGTCGCAAGGTTTGAAGCGTATGCGGCAGGGTAAAATGCGGCCGGGCATTCGTGCATTGTTTGAAGTGGCGCGGCGCGATTGGCGCAAAGCGCAGCCGTTTGACATGGGGTTTGCGTTAGGGCCGCGCATCAATGCGGCGGGACGTTTGGACGATATGGCGCTCGGTATCGCCTGTTTGCTGGCGGACAATGACCGGCAGGCTAAAGAGCTGGCGGCTCAGTTGAACAACCTTAATATCGAGCGCCGCGAAATCGAGCAATCCATGCTGCAAGATGCCTTGGATTCGTTCCCCGAAACCTTGCCGGGCCGGCAAGCCACACTGGTGGCTTACCGCGAAGACTACCATCAAGGTGTGATCGGCATTGTGGCCAGCCGCTTGAAAGACCGCTTTTACCGCCCTACCATTGTATTCGCACCGGCGGATAATGGCGAAGTGCGCGGCTCGGGCCGTTCCATTCCCAATCTGCACTTGCGCGATGCACTGGATTTGGTCAGCAAACGCCATCCTGATTTGATTTTGAAATTCGGCGGCCACGCGATGGCAGCGGGTTTGAGTATTTTAGAACACAAGATCCCTGCGTTTCAGACGGCCTTTGAGCAAGCCGTGCGCGACATGGTGAGCGAAGACGATTTATCGCAAACCTTCATCACCGACGGCAGCCTGCCAGCGGTCGAAATTACATTGGAACGAGCGCAAAGCCTTGCCCGCCATGTGTGGGGACAGGGTTTTGCGCCGCCGAGTTTTACCGATGAATTTCATGTCGTACGCCAGCAATGGATGGGCGCGGAAGGCAAGCATAAAAAAGTGTGGCTGCAAAAAGACGGCTTTGAATTTGAAGCGATGTTTTGGCGGTGCAGCGAAGAAATTCCCGAACATATTCGCACCGTGTACCGCCCCGTGGCCAACGAATGGCGTAATAATGTGGAATTGCAGCTTTATATTGATTATTGGGAAGCGGCGTAG
- the yjgA gene encoding ribosome biogenesis factor YjgA has protein sequence MIDNEEEWVSKTQMKKQMNHLQDLGMELTKLSNETLKKIGLDEDLYEAVQSYKKITSNSALKRQAQYIGRLMRDTDPEPIERYLAKLRGDNAAHNAFLQRAEQARGRLIADDDALTTFMADYPQADAGRLRTLIRNTRKEREQNKPPKSFRALFQEVKAVMEGSQSSGDAADDETDFAE, from the coding sequence ATGATTGATAACGAAGAAGAATGGGTGAGCAAAACCCAGATGAAAAAGCAGATGAACCATCTGCAGGATTTGGGCATGGAATTGACCAAGCTGTCGAACGAAACACTGAAGAAAATCGGTTTGGACGAAGATTTGTATGAAGCCGTGCAAAGCTATAAAAAAATCACGTCCAACAGCGCGCTCAAACGTCAGGCGCAATACATCGGCCGCCTGATGCGCGATACCGACCCCGAGCCGATTGAACGCTATCTGGCCAAGCTGCGCGGCGACAATGCGGCGCACAATGCCTTTTTGCAGCGCGCCGAGCAAGCCCGCGGACGTTTGATTGCCGACGATGATGCGCTCACCACGTTTATGGCCGATTACCCGCAAGCCGATGCCGGCAGGCTGCGCACCTTGATCCGTAACACGCGCAAAGAGCGGGAGCAAAACAAACCGCCGAAAAGCTTCCGTGCTTTGTTCCAAGAAGTGAAAGCCGTGATGGAAGGCAGCCAAAGCAGCGGTGATGCAGCAGATGATGAAACGGATTTCGCAGAGTAA
- the pmbA gene encoding metalloprotease PmbA, with protein MLFNHSQDELIQLCGQTLSLAQQLGATAAEADFSESIGQSVSVRLNEIEQIEFQQDKSLDITVYVGQRKGRASTADFSPNALQDTVQAAVDIAKYTAEDECAGLADKDLMAAEIGDLDRYHEWDLSAEAAIELAKQCEQAALSFDPHIENSEGAGVQTSHYQYVYGNSHGFMAHQQGTRHSISCSVVAADGQGMQRDYWYDASCRHQDMDSPESIGRTAAERTVRRLDSRTLPTGNYPVMFDTTVAGGLIGHLVGALSGGALYRQSSFLIDSLGKKILPDFVNLREEPHIPRAFGSTYFDSEGVATRPRFLIQNGVVQGYLLSSYSARKLGMTSTGNAGGAHNLYLSHTHATQADLLKEMGTGLLVTELMGQGVNTITGDYSRGAAGFWVENGVIAYPVHEITIAGRLQDMYQNVVGIANDALRRSFNKIGSILISGMTVAGE; from the coding sequence ATGCTGTTTAACCACTCTCAAGACGAACTGATTCAACTGTGCGGCCAAACCCTATCGCTGGCGCAGCAATTGGGCGCCACGGCTGCCGAGGCCGACTTCAGCGAATCCATCGGCCAGAGCGTGAGCGTGCGCCTGAACGAAATCGAGCAAATCGAATTTCAGCAGGATAAGTCGTTGGACATTACCGTTTACGTCGGCCAACGCAAAGGCCGTGCCAGCACCGCCGATTTCTCGCCCAATGCCTTACAGGATACCGTGCAGGCCGCTGTCGACATCGCCAAGTACACCGCTGAGGACGAGTGTGCAGGCTTGGCCGATAAAGATTTGATGGCTGCCGAAATCGGCGATCTCGACCGCTATCACGAGTGGGATTTAAGCGCAGAAGCCGCCATCGAATTGGCCAAACAATGCGAACAAGCTGCCTTGTCATTCGACCCGCACATCGAAAACTCCGAAGGCGCAGGCGTGCAAACCAGCCATTATCAATACGTTTACGGTAATTCGCACGGCTTTATGGCACACCAGCAAGGTACACGCCACAGCATTTCCTGCAGCGTGGTCGCCGCCGATGGACAGGGCATGCAGCGCGATTATTGGTATGACGCGTCCTGCCGCCATCAAGATATGGATTCACCGGAAAGCATCGGACGCACCGCCGCCGAGCGCACCGTGCGCCGCCTCGACAGCCGAACCCTGCCCACCGGCAACTATCCCGTGATGTTTGACACCACCGTCGCCGGCGGTTTAATCGGCCATTTAGTCGGCGCATTGAGCGGCGGCGCACTTTACCGGCAAAGCAGCTTCTTAATAGACAGCTTGGGCAAAAAAATCCTGCCCGATTTCGTCAACCTGCGCGAAGAACCGCATATTCCGCGTGCCTTCGGCAGCACCTATTTCGACTCCGAAGGCGTCGCCACCCGCCCGCGTTTCCTGATTCAAAACGGTGTGGTACAAGGCTATCTTTTGAGCAGCTACAGCGCCCGCAAACTCGGCATGACCTCCACCGGCAATGCAGGCGGCGCGCATAACCTGTATCTCAGCCACACCCACGCCACGCAAGCCGACCTGCTCAAAGAAATGGGCACGGGCCTGCTGGTGACCGAACTGATGGGACAAGGCGTCAACACCATCACCGGCGACTACTCACGCGGCGCCGCCGGATTCTGGGTCGAAAACGGCGTGATTGCCTATCCGGTACACGAAATTACCATCGCCGGACGATTGCAGGATATGTATCAAAACGTCGTCGGCATCGCCAACGATGCCCTTCGCCGCTCATTCAACAAAATCGGTTCGATACTGATTAGCGGAATGACCGTAGCGGGCGAATAA
- a CDS encoding glycosyltransferase → MHIVVIPSWYPKSEQDVDGIFFRIQAQGLQKSNKINKVGVVAPMFRFLRSQPETIFSGPYGLNKHQQGGLNTYIYDSMYFFPRCPIVDIDRIRWVKAGLKAFKAYVQENGRPDIIHAHAMNYAGILAYEIFKKSGIPYVITEHSSTYARNLIRSNQWPAMYEAAKYASALYAVSRDFVELLDQKYPDTQWAYLPNILGKNFAEHFELKEKSSDDEFTFCSVSHLRHLKGHDLLLPAFAKALQKYPHLKLKIGGDGPEADNLKKLTAELGIAGSVTFLGALKTDEVLNLMRQSDAFVLASRTETFGVVFIEALSQGLPVIATKCGGPQSIVQPENGFLIPTENIAALTEALIQMYEQHNRFSPQKLRQDCLAEFSEEAVVKQLIAKFEHILGKNTQPF, encoded by the coding sequence ATGCACATTGTCGTTATTCCTTCTTGGTATCCCAAATCCGAGCAAGATGTTGATGGAATTTTTTTCAGAATCCAAGCTCAAGGATTACAAAAAAGCAATAAAATTAATAAAGTCGGGGTCGTCGCACCCATGTTCCGCTTTCTACGCAGCCAACCCGAAACCATTTTTTCCGGCCCTTACGGCCTTAACAAACACCAACAAGGCGGTTTAAATACCTACATTTACGACAGTATGTATTTTTTCCCGCGCTGTCCGATTGTCGATATTGACCGCATCCGATGGGTCAAAGCCGGTTTAAAAGCCTTTAAAGCCTATGTGCAAGAAAACGGCCGGCCCGATATCATACATGCCCACGCCATGAATTACGCGGGCATCTTGGCCTATGAAATTTTTAAAAAATCCGGCATTCCATACGTTATTACCGAACACAGCAGCACCTACGCACGCAATTTAATCCGCAGTAACCAATGGCCCGCCATGTATGAAGCCGCCAAATATGCCTCTGCACTTTATGCCGTTAGCCGGGATTTTGTCGAACTGCTCGACCAAAAATATCCAGACACACAATGGGCATATTTGCCTAATATCCTAGGTAAAAACTTTGCGGAACATTTTGAATTGAAAGAAAAATCATCAGATGATGAATTTACCTTCTGCTCCGTTTCCCACTTACGCCATTTAAAAGGCCATGATTTACTGTTGCCCGCTTTTGCCAAAGCCTTGCAAAAATACCCGCATTTGAAACTCAAAATCGGCGGCGACGGGCCGGAAGCCGATAATCTAAAAAAACTCACTGCCGAATTAGGCATTGCCGGCTCAGTAACCTTTTTAGGCGCGCTGAAAACCGATGAAGTTTTAAATTTAATGCGCCAAAGCGATGCCTTTGTATTGGCCAGCCGCACGGAAACCTTCGGTGTGGTATTTATCGAGGCTCTTTCGCAAGGCTTACCGGTAATCGCCACAAAATGCGGTGGCCCGCAATCAATTGTGCAACCGGAAAATGGCTTCTTGATTCCGACGGAAAACATCGCTGCCCTCACCGAAGCCTTGATTCAAATGTATGAACAGCACAACCGCTTTTCTCCACAAAAACTGCGCCAAGATTGTTTGGCAGAATTCAGTGAAGAAGCCGTTGTCAAACAATTAATTGCCAAATTCGAACATATTCTTGGAAAAAACACACAGCCGTTTTAA
- the greB gene encoding transcription elongation factor GreB, translating to MTAEIKNYITPVGWQALKDELYQLVNKERPEIVQIVNWAAGNGDRSENGDYLYGKRRMREIDRRIRFLTKRLEAAVVVDPEARETTDQVFFGATVELLRGDGSEQTVKIVGVDEIDTAKNKISWISPLARCLIKAREGDEVVLNGPEGREEIEILSVIYCRID from the coding sequence ATGACAGCAGAAATCAAAAACTATATCACCCCCGTCGGTTGGCAGGCGTTAAAAGACGAGCTTTATCAATTGGTCAACAAAGAGCGCCCCGAAATCGTGCAAATCGTCAACTGGGCCGCGGGTAACGGTGACCGCAGCGAAAACGGCGATTACCTTTACGGCAAACGCCGCATGCGTGAAATCGATCGCCGCATCCGTTTCCTGACCAAACGCTTGGAAGCAGCGGTAGTGGTTGATCCGGAAGCGCGCGAAACAACTGATCAAGTATTCTTCGGGGCAACCGTCGAATTGTTACGTGGCGACGGCAGTGAACAAACCGTCAAAATTGTCGGTGTTGATGAAATTGATACCGCAAAAAACAAAATTTCGTGGATTTCTCCTTTAGCGCGTTGCCTGATTAAAGCACGCGAAGGCGATGAAGTGGTGCTCAACGGCCCGGAAGGGCGCGAAGAGATTGAGATTTTATCAGTCATATATTGCCGTATTGATTGA
- the purF gene encoding amidophosphoribosyltransferase — protein sequence MCGVLGLVSNEPVNQLLYDGLQMLQHRGQDAAGIVTAEGSMFHMHKGKGMVREVFRTRNMRDLIGHSGIAHVRYPTAGNAGSSAEAQPFYVSSPFGIVLAHNGNLTNTAELYENVCHKHLRHINTSSDSEVLLNVFAHELRHEVSKNSDKVLSTDNVFTAVKAVHELVRGAYGVVAMIAGYGMVAFRDPYGIRPLVLGSKTDENGFKSYAVASESVAFNALEYDLERDIGPGEAVFISFDGQFFSRQCSESQLKPCLFEYVYFARPDSVIDEVSVYQARLDMGVSLAEKIKRELPIDNIDVIMPIPDTSRPSAMELAMHLNKPYREGLIKNRYIGRTFIMPGQATRKKSVRQKLSPMETEFKGKSVLLVDDSVVRGTTSREIVEMVRASGARKVYIASAAPEVRFPNVYGIDMPTREELIANGRTPAEIAQEISADGIVFQDLNDLEAVVKALNPKIEGFDSSCFNGIYLTGDIDEAYLQRLSEGKTGCGGLKVMPSKMEHSITISSSDEE from the coding sequence ATGTGTGGTGTATTAGGGTTGGTGAGCAACGAGCCGGTCAATCAGCTGTTGTATGACGGTTTGCAGATGCTGCAGCATCGCGGTCAGGATGCAGCGGGCATTGTAACGGCTGAAGGCAGTATGTTCCATATGCACAAAGGCAAAGGTATGGTGCGCGAAGTGTTCCGCACGCGTAATATGCGTGATTTAATCGGCCATTCCGGCATTGCTCATGTGCGTTACCCAACCGCGGGCAATGCAGGCAGCAGTGCCGAAGCGCAGCCGTTTTACGTCAGCTCGCCTTTTGGTATCGTGTTGGCGCACAACGGTAATTTGACCAATACCGCCGAACTGTATGAAAACGTGTGCCACAAACACCTGCGCCATATCAATACCAGCTCCGATTCGGAAGTGTTGTTGAATGTGTTTGCGCATGAGTTGCGCCATGAAGTCTCGAAAAACAGCGATAAAGTGTTGAGTACCGATAATGTGTTTACCGCCGTTAAAGCCGTGCATGAATTGGTACGCGGTGCGTATGGTGTGGTGGCCATGATTGCCGGCTACGGCATGGTGGCTTTCCGTGATCCGTATGGTATCCGTCCGCTAGTGTTGGGTTCGAAAACCGATGAAAATGGCTTCAAATCCTATGCCGTGGCTTCCGAATCAGTGGCCTTTAATGCCTTGGAATATGATTTGGAACGTGATATTGGGCCGGGCGAAGCGGTGTTTATCAGCTTTGACGGCCAGTTTTTCTCACGCCAATGCAGCGAATCACAACTGAAACCATGTTTGTTTGAATACGTTTATTTTGCCCGTCCCGACTCGGTGATTGATGAAGTATCCGTGTATCAAGCACGTTTGGACATGGGCGTATCGCTGGCGGAAAAAATCAAGCGCGAATTGCCGATTGACAACATCGATGTGATTATGCCGATTCCCGATACCAGCCGCCCGAGCGCGATGGAATTGGCCATGCATTTGAACAAACCTTACCGCGAAGGCTTGATTAAAAACCGCTACATCGGCCGCACCTTTATCATGCCGGGGCAGGCGACGCGCAAAAAATCCGTGCGCCAAAAATTGAGTCCGATGGAAACCGAATTCAAAGGCAAAAGCGTGCTGTTGGTGGATGATTCCGTCGTGCGCGGCACTACCAGCCGTGAAATCGTAGAAATGGTTCGCGCTTCGGGCGCACGTAAAGTGTATATTGCCTCTGCCGCGCCGGAAGTACGTTTCCCAAATGTGTACGGCATCGACATGCCGACGCGTGAAGAATTGATTGCCAATGGCCGTACGCCGGCTGAAATCGCACAGGAAATCAGTGCTGATGGCATCGTGTTCCAAGACTTGAACGATTTGGAAGCCGTAGTCAAAGCTTTGAACCCGAAAATTGAAGGCTTTGATTCTTCCTGCTTTAACGGCATTTACCTGACCGGCGATATCGATGAAGCCTATCTGCAACGCTTGTCGGAAGGTAAAACCGGTTGCGGCGGTCTGAAAGTCATGCCAAGCAAAATGGAACACAGTATCACCATCAGCAGCAGCGACGAAGAATAA
- a CDS encoding CvpA family protein codes for MSNIPLADLLAFGVVAACIVMSLMRGVIAEISSLITWIVAFFIAKWFAVPFAEIAFKSFEPQALGVALAFIMLFVAAWLAQRFLRSLLTAGVTAIGLGSVNRLLGGVFGAAKGVLLVTLVVMVCSYTDLPETEGWQSSRSIPYFETLAHDVVMPYLPMIGNRLNDADIPS; via the coding sequence ATGAGTAATATTCCTTTGGCGGATTTATTGGCTTTCGGCGTGGTTGCGGCATGTATTGTCATGTCGCTGATGCGCGGCGTGATTGCCGAAATCAGCTCGCTGATTACTTGGATTGTGGCGTTTTTCATTGCCAAGTGGTTTGCCGTGCCGTTTGCCGAAATTGCCTTTAAATCTTTCGAGCCGCAAGCCTTGGGTGTTGCGTTAGCCTTTATCATGCTGTTTGTTGCGGCATGGTTGGCGCAGCGTTTTCTGCGCTCGTTGCTGACCGCCGGTGTAACGGCCATCGGGCTGGGCAGCGTCAACCGCTTGCTCGGCGGTGTATTCGGCGCGGCTAAAGGAGTATTGTTGGTGACTTTGGTGGTGATGGTGTGTTCTTACACCGATTTACCGGAAACGGAAGGCTGGCAATCATCACGCAGCATTCCTTATTTCGAAACCTTGGCGCATGATGTGGTGATGCCTTATTTGCCGATGATTGGCAACAGATTAAACGATGCGGACATCCCTTCATAA
- a CDS encoding SPOR domain-containing protein, whose amino-acid sequence MSDDKQKEVLTGYEQLKRRNRRRLVMTSGLVVVAGILLASVLSAGGDEEKAAAPTAAVAQNDAQGDAANAAVLEPSNKEEAQAAAQEQAAEKSSEPEQPVEVLRPAAATPPQDIGAPLVLINDKLVDSDIKGLEESERIRKAEEEKRAAEEQKAEARRQRLAEQRAAKRAEEKRLAAEKEAAKKRAVAAKAEKSERDAEVERKQAEKAAAERKAKQAEEKKAAAAKAKAETDKKAAAAKAKETDKKAAAKKAEPATPKPAEKAADIGSKGQKAAIQAGYSDKERAQSLQRKMKAAGINATISEIKTDKGVVYRVKSNSYKNRQEAAKDLEKLRSKNGIAGQIVDE is encoded by the coding sequence ATGTCTGACGATAAGCAAAAAGAAGTTTTAACCGGTTATGAGCAGCTCAAACGCCGCAACCGCCGCCGCTTGGTGATGACGTCAGGGTTGGTCGTGGTTGCCGGTATTCTGTTGGCTTCTGTATTGAGTGCGGGTGGCGACGAAGAAAAAGCAGCCGCACCCACGGCCGCCGTAGCGCAAAATGATGCGCAAGGCGATGCCGCCAATGCTGCTGTGTTGGAGCCGAGCAATAAGGAAGAAGCGCAAGCGGCTGCGCAGGAGCAAGCTGCCGAAAAAAGCAGCGAGCCTGAGCAACCGGTGGAAGTGTTGAGACCTGCCGCCGCTACACCGCCGCAAGACATCGGTGCGCCGTTGGTGTTGATTAACGATAAATTGGTTGACAGTGACATCAAAGGCTTGGAAGAGTCGGAGCGCATTCGCAAAGCCGAAGAAGAAAAACGCGCGGCGGAAGAGCAGAAAGCCGAAGCACGCCGCCAGCGTTTGGCTGAACAGCGTGCGGCCAAACGTGCCGAAGAAAAACGCTTGGCAGCCGAAAAAGAAGCGGCTAAGAAACGGGCTGTGGCGGCCAAGGCTGAAAAATCGGAACGTGATGCAGAAGTCGAGCGCAAACAGGCAGAAAAAGCAGCTGCCGAGCGTAAAGCCAAACAAGCTGAAGAGAAAAAAGCAGCTGCGGCCAAAGCCAAAGCGGAAACCGACAAAAAAGCAGCCGCTGCCAAAGCAAAAGAAACCGACAAAAAAGCGGCCGCTAAAAAAGCGGAACCGGCTACGCCTAAGCCGGCCGAAAAAGCAGCCGATATCGGTTCTAAAGGCCAAAAAGCCGCCATTCAGGCCGGTTATTCCGATAAAGAACGCGCCCAAAGCCTGCAACGCAAAATGAAGGCGGCCGGTATCAATGCCACCATCAGCGAAATCAAAACCGATAAAGGTGTGGTTTACCGTGTGAAATCAAACTCATATAAGAATCGCCAAGAAGCTGCGAAAGATTTGGAAAAATTGCGTTCTAAAAACGGCATTGCAGGACAGATCGTGGATGAGTAA
- the folC gene encoding bifunctional tetrahydrofolate synthase/dihydrofolate synthase, with protein sequence MKTLQDWLSHLETAHSTGLIDMGLERVGEVKTRMGLTPQCPVVVVAGTNGKGSVCAYLSQIYKQAGFKVGTLTSPHILRFNERIAVNAEPVDDETIVAAFERIESARGEISLTYFEFNTLAAVDIFMRAQVDVMVLEVGLGGRLDAVNVFDADCAVVTGVDLDHQAFLGDTVEQVGFEKAGVFRSGKPAICGQNPPPESLLRHAEKIGAHLLLAKEDFNFNTLENVQWNYQFHPKISDGLLHKRRNALPFPALRGAYQIGNAAVALTVLECLADKLPIDIGAIKRGLLLVENPGRFQVLPGRPLTILDVGHNPHAARALRRSLINLAFAQNRIAVFSMLADKDVDGVLDIVKDQFDEWYIAPLDMPRGMTIDTLQEKLAQQGIDKIKAFDRVQSAYQAALAKASENDRIVVFGSFHTVADVMATL encoded by the coding sequence ATGAAAACACTACAAGACTGGCTCTCGCATTTGGAAACAGCCCACAGCACAGGCCTCATCGACATGGGCTTGGAACGCGTGGGCGAAGTGAAAACCCGCATGGGCTTGACGCCGCAATGTCCTGTGGTGGTCGTGGCAGGCACCAACGGCAAAGGTTCGGTGTGCGCCTATTTATCGCAGATTTACAAGCAGGCAGGTTTTAAAGTAGGTACGCTGACAAGCCCGCATATTTTGCGTTTTAACGAACGTATTGCCGTGAACGCCGAACCGGTTGATGATGAAACCATCGTAGCGGCGTTTGAACGCATTGAATCGGCGCGCGGCGAGATTTCGCTGACTTATTTTGAATTCAACACCTTGGCGGCAGTAGATATTTTCATGCGCGCCCAAGTTGATGTGATGGTGTTGGAAGTCGGCTTGGGCGGGCGTTTGGACGCGGTAAACGTGTTCGATGCCGATTGCGCCGTGGTCACCGGCGTGGATTTGGATCATCAGGCGTTTTTGGGCGATACGGTCGAACAGGTCGGTTTTGAAAAAGCAGGCGTGTTCCGCAGCGGCAAACCGGCGATTTGCGGCCAGAATCCGCCGCCGGAATCGTTGCTCCGACACGCTGAAAAAATCGGCGCACATTTGCTGTTGGCCAAAGAAGATTTTAATTTCAACACCTTGGAAAATGTGCAATGGAATTATCAGTTCCATCCGAAAATTTCAGACGGCCTGTTACACAAGCGGCGCAATGCTTTGCCGTTTCCGGCTTTGCGCGGCGCATACCAAATCGGCAATGCCGCCGTGGCGTTGACGGTGCTGGAATGCTTGGCCGACAAGCTGCCGATTGATATCGGTGCGATTAAGCGCGGGTTGCTGCTGGTGGAAAATCCGGGGCGTTTCCAAGTTTTGCCGGGACGCCCGCTCACCATTTTGGATGTCGGCCACAATCCGCATGCCGCCCGTGCCTTGCGCCGCAGCCTGATTAATCTGGCGTTTGCGCAAAACCGCATTGCCGTGTTCAGCATGTTGGCCGATAAAGACGTCGACGGCGTGTTGGACATCGTGAAAGACCAGTTTGACGAATGGTATATCGCTCCTTTGGACATGCCGCGCGGCATGACGATTGACACTTTGCAAGAGAAACTGGCGCAGCAGGGCATCGATAAAATCAAAGCCTTCGACCGTGTCCAAAGCGCTTACCAAGCAGCTTTGGCGAAAGCTTCTGAAAATGATAGAATTGTCGTTTTCGGTTCGTTTCATACTGTTGCCGATGTGATGGCGACCTTGTAA